One part of the Candida albicans SC5314 chromosome R, complete sequence genome encodes these proteins:
- a CDS encoding uncharacterized protein (Ortholog(s) have role in endocytosis and actin cortical patch, cellular bud neck, cytoplasm localization) has translation MNSFISEDSDYYYENNNNDNININERVEPYSSSLSLPLHTFPSSTISLVSNPRDFLEEEISTILINSDSSECNENFSIFIKCILDNVYNTSNKDKSSSSTTLPSSSSYEEISYYSLKLLTSNLFIKNFQFCVGKILAFLKMFTQITQTWLEEKEEVNDQSSCVKYESECLKEFLCITLLLLLKIKNSEDESTLDGNDSIISSDSASTNATTTTTDGLKLIEVDYLFQTLRQYHMMSIMSEFINTEIMAIDKHKSKFVILKFSCDIIFEYFYRVEILSDIELSELINDSNNNKNLISTLVQYLLHNENFNNYDLDADDFNNEDKLIAYEELKLLLLINEQFLMKSFNTNNKNLVFDELMMGNITNGNLNNITGFINLLIYHLNREESHIIKILILKFLYLVFTSSSTCKLIYLNDLKILIDILLRELNDLDYNENIVLTMTYLRVLYPILMFSELCEINGNRNRNGYGHGYKSQEILETLRNIIINSEIKSVETEEELSISKLAVKCMNVKWLKKSVQNQDSKQGMVIPSTKSTTTKSLPTQNSNSPEEEDEEDEKIKLNEEINTSKESLTNSFTRVASVRASSRSDYHKHTTVHNIERKNSMKSSSTNSKTNNSNDHDDSNDMIMENNGNIFLSKFSKMSINDNSNRGSRQLTNNTSMSDSLLYNSRKNTQSERTNNNNNSNQNNRDNHNILDLPTEYLISKPLPKLPIPEKRQNMMIYDNNKNSSTSSLNSNSSLKQKALKKKAPPPPPPPPRRRK, from the coding sequence ATGAATAGTTTCATTAGTGAGGACTCTGACTACTACTATGAgaataacaacaatgacAACATTAACATTAACGAGAGAGTTGAGCCATATTCTTCATCCTTATCTTTACCACTTCACACATTCCcatcttcaacaatatcattaGTTTCCAATCCTCGAGATTTtcttgaagaagaaatatcaacaatattaatCAATAGTGATTCATCTGAATGTAACGAGAATTTCCtgattttcatcaaatgtATTTTAGATAATGTATATAATACCAGTAATAAGGATAAATCGTCATCGTCAACAACATTaccttcatcatcatcatatgAAGAGATTTCTTATTattcattgaaattattgacatcaaatttatttatcaagaatttccaattttgtGTGGGGAAAATATTAgcatttttaaaaatgttTACCCAGATTACTCAAACATGGctagaagaaaaagaagaagtcAATGATCAAAGCTCTTGTGTGAAATATGAATCTGAATGTTTAAAAGAGTTTTTATGTATaactttattgttgttattgaaaattaagAATAGTGAAGATGAAAGTACCCTTGATGGGAATGACTCAATAATATCTTCAGATAGTGCATCAACAAatgccaccaccactactactgaTGGATTGAAACTAATTGAagttgattatttatttcaaacttTAAGACAATATCATATGATGTCAATAATGTCTGAATTTATAAATACAGAAATAATGGCAATTGATAAacataaatcaaaatttgtcATTTTAAAATTTAGCTGTGATATAATCTTTGAATATTTCTATCGAGTAGAAATATTATCTGATATAGAGTTAAGTGAATTGATCAATGATAGtaataacaacaagaatttgatATCTACATTGGTTCAATATTTACTACATAATGAAAACTTTAATAATTATGATTTAGACGCCgatgatttcaataatgagGATAAATTAATAGCttatgaagaattgaaactattgttattaattaatgaacaatttttaatgaAATCTTTTAATACTAACAATAAGAATTTAgtatttgatgaattaatgaTGGGGAATATAACCAATGGGAATTTAAATAACATTACAGGgtttattaatttgttaatttatcatttaaatcGAGAAGAATCtcatattattaaaatattaatacttaaatttttatatttggtATTCACATCATCCTCAACATGtaaattgatatatttaaatgatttaaaaattcttattgatattttgttaagagaattgaatgatttggattataatgaaaatattgttttaaCAATGACTTATCTTCGAGTGTTGTATCCAATTTTGATGTTTTCTGAACTTTGTGAAATTAATGGGAATAGAAACAGGAATGGTTATGGACATGGATATAAAAGTCAAGAAATTCTAGAAACACTACggaatataattattaattcaGAAATAAAATCAGTTGAAACGGAGGAAGAATTGAGTATTTCTAAATTAGCAGTTAAATGTATGAATGTTAAATGGCTAAAGAAACTGGTCCAAAATCAGGATTCCAAACAAGGTATGGTTATTCCAAGTACAAAATCTACTACCACTAAATCACTACCAACTCAAAATTCCAACAGtcctgaagaagaagacgagGAAGATgagaaaatcaaattaaatgaagaGATTAATACTTCTAAGGAATCCTTAACCAATTCATTTACTAGAGTTGCATCCGTTAGAGCATCTTCAAGAAGTGATTATCATAAACATACAACTGTTCATAAtatagaaagaaaaaatagtaTGAAATCGTCATCAACCAACAGCAAAACTAATAATTCCAATGATCATGATGATTCAAATGATATGATAATGGAAAATAATGggaatatatttttatcCAAATTTTCTAAAATGTCAATCAATGATAATAGTAATCGTGGTAGCCGACAACTTACGAATAATACATCAATGTCAGATTCATTATTGTataattcaagaaaaaacacTCAATCAGAACgtaccaacaacaacaacaacagcaatcAAAACAATCGTGACAATCATAACATTCTTGATTTACCTACAgaatatttaatttctaAACCATTACCAAAATTACCTATCCCTGAAAAAAGGCAAAATATGATGATTTAtgataataacaaaaattcttcaacttcatcattaaattctaattcttcattaaaGCAAAAGgcattaaagaaaaaagctCCACCTCCACCACCTCCTCCTCCAAGAAGGCGGAAATGA
- the IFF4 gene encoding Iff4p (Adhesin-like cell surface protein; putative GPI-anchor; null mutant germ tubes show decreased adhesion to plastic substrate; mutants are viable; Hap43-repressed gene) yields the protein MKFLQKFIITVALLTNIVFAIDITENKVDRGSVTLSFGEIIIHPGASWSIIDNAFSNFIGKLDVKAKSALYISSTSHLLALQVSLTTLLHSINNSGIISFDSRVSLTPSSYDLRGLSFTNSGEMYFAASGRVPSTMSLTSASWTNTGLLSFYQNQRTSGAVCLGFPLGSITNSGKICLNNQVYQQTTQIKGSGCFSANGDSTIYIANVLLSVSANQNFHLVDKDSSMIVQAISTTQTFNVYGFGNGNKIGLTLPLIGIILESAHSYDSSTGILTLRNFLLEQRFNIGLGYDSSKFSVVTDSGSGIPSTIWGSVTYTGRVPTRALPKSCQMACKPIPEAPGVKPTDYTTTITKTNTAGNTVTETGAVTISTDKSGSWFTTTSIFPTLTTATSTSITTTLSNEAHIKTTDNTLAKVSSTVDYISAPISSSEFISLESFVDETLSNENPISTSTDYASENSFAISESTFITASDFQATESLVTESYFSKSQSSDSESFVINTSSAVDNSYVSSSSSAGGSSFPEETHMLQTSDSDLSSTAGSESDVTEFSDVSLATASDSSIADKSIGTESLYSEISLVSASESTGSIGELSISGDTLLKTASETKFVKSSFSSDLISETSSELFVSSSVSTDMILETANDSFITSDKVVETPSYSNELAFETVSETIINSFVSSESSLNTASNSLIASKPSTDSSSYTTDIDFETTTKSFAESPSYFSETVSEIASKSSLSMVEPSCWSELPFETSIESLIAPSYISSEPAPETASESFIVKPSYSEIASESITKSIISTIEASISSDIFSDATTGSIVVQPSVSSGISLEIPSESMLFSESSISKPFISSQSIHECTSDSILVVPSFFSSDVSFETVEYSSTVSTSVDAEPSYSSEISLKTPSESFIVSETFLEPSYSGEVVLATPSESVVASETDVNKPSYSNEAVLQTPSESYILSETGVKESSESSEFALSTPSTSFIASETFTVQSFASSEVSFGSDRESTISTEAIQVEPSISNDVVLETASESFISKAPTTSEFTILSETSIVEPSILSDLRFETTSQSTEMAPSATGVSYFSSTETPLASSSSYESSFATSSVSAIQSINSQVASASFVSADSTDSSEVGSSYTTASAFGPASSASEEKFISVWETSNSGGSFTLESSTSVASVVTTPLPFTSNDIITEISSTWNGAKSDSPHTSESDITSQYNSHSTSVATRSDSISLTDTFEIGFASTWTTGGSGNGGSMKSDVSNQDSYATMLPTSFLDTSNSDITTGVVSTWDAKNSNSYTSAELSTDPYSSDGYASSATAALSITESIPTTDTINTEYHSNGDITTSGGFKEISLTSHYEGGFTSESAGYTIASPSGSTQEFATATITSCFESKCSENVVTYISSVSHSTVTTGYEDTRFTGSIFSGDLASTGDNIVSASGRSVTDATNPFATNTDIGTTSTVSLYGDLNDSDSSVSGYPTNRSDSNGYANTPTTGSNTSGDFSQTIETGSSSFTAIPFENGSTNISNKYLKFLGTVVSILILLI from the coding sequence atgaaattccttcaaaaatttataatcacAGTTGCTTTGTTAACAAACATTGTTTTTGCCATTGACATTACTGAGAATAAAGTTGATCGTGGCTCTGTCACTTTAAGTTTTGGAGAGATTATCATTCACCCAGGCGCATCTTGGTctataattgataatgccTTTTCTAATTTCATTGGTAAACTAGACGTCAAAGCTAAAAGTGCATTATACATCTCGCTGACCTCACATCTTTTAGCCCTTCAAGTTAGTTTGACTACTTTGCTCCattcaatcaacaataGTGGTATCATTTCGTTTGATTCACGTGTCTCGTTGACACCATCTTCATATGATTTAAGAGGTCTATCATTTACCAACAGTGGTGAAATGTACTTTGCTGCTTCAGGTAGAGTACCAAGTACCATGTCCCTTACTTCTGCTCTGTGGACCAACACCGGGTTATTGCTGTtctatcaaaatcaaagaacTTCAGGTGCTGTATGTCTTGGGTTCCCTCTAGGATCTATTACCAACAGTGGTAAAATATGTTTGAACAATCAAGTATACCAACAAACAACTCAAATTAAAGGTTCGGGTTGTTTTTCTGCTAATGGTGATTCCACTATTTATATTGCCAATGTGTTATTGTCGGTTTCTGCAAATCAAAACTTTCATTTGGTCGATAAAGACTCTTCTATGATTGTTCAAGCAATTTCGACTACACAAACATTTAATGTTTATGGATttggtaatggtaataaaaTTGGATTGACTCTCCCTTTAATTGGAATTATTCTTGAATCGGCTCACAGTTATGATTCCTCCACGGGTATATTGACTTTGCGTAACTTTTTACTTGAGCAAAGATTCAATATTGGATTAGGATATGACTCCAGTAAATTTCTGGTGGTTACTGATTCTGGGTCAGGTATTCCTTCCACCATTTGGGGGTCAGTTACATATACTGGACGTGTTCCAACAAGAGCATTACCTAAATCTTGTCAAATGGCATGTAAACCAATTCCTGAGGCACCAGGAGTAAAACCGACCGATTACACGACCACTATCACCAAAACAAATACTGCGGGGAACACCGTCACTGAAACGGGCGCGGTTACAATTCTGACGGATAAAAGTGGATCATGGTTCACTACAACATCAATCTTCCCAACATTAACAACTGCTACATCTACCTCCATTACAACTACTTTGTCTAATGAAGCTCATATAAAGACAACTGATAACACTTTAGCTAAAGTATCATCTACTGTGGATTATATATCTGCACCAATCTCATCAAGTGAGTTTATTAGTTTGGAATCGTTTGTTGATGAAACTTTGTCCAATGAAAATCCTATTTCAACAAGTACAGACTATGCTAGTGAGAACTCTTTTGCCATCAGCGAATCTACTTTCATAACTGCTAGTGATTTCCAAGCTACTGAATCATTGGTCACTGAgtcatatttttcaaaactgcAATCTAGTGATTCTGAATCTTTTGTAATCAATACATCTTCTGCTGTTGATAATTCATATGTTTCAAGTTCCTCAAGTGCTGGTGGATCATCCTTTCCTGAAGAGACACATATGTTGCAAACATCTGATAGTGATTTGTCTTCTACAGCCGGAAGTGAATCAGATGTTACAGAATTCAGTGATGTGTCATTGGCTACTGCCAGTGACTCTTCCATTGCCGATAAATCGATTGGAACTGAATCTTTATATTCTGAAATATCTTTAGTATCTGCTAGTGAGTCAACTGGTTCAATTGGTGAACTTTCTATTTCTGGTGATACATTACTTAAGACAGCTAGTGAAACCaaatttgttaaatcaTCTTTCCTGAgtgatttgatttctgAAACTTCTAGTGAATTATTTGTCAGCTCATCTGTTTCCACTGATATGATTCTTGAAACTGCCAATGACTCTTTCATAACTAGTGACAAAGTTGTGGAAACTCCATCCTATTCCAATGAATTGGCTTTTGAAACTGTTAGTGaaacaattataaattCATTTGTCTCCAGTGAAAGCTCCCTTAATACTGCTAGCAACTCTCTCATTGCTAGTAAACCATCTACAGATAGCTCATCATATACAACTGacattgattttgaaactaCAACTAAATCATTTGCTGAGTCACCATCTTATTTCAGTGAGACTGTTTCTGAAATTGCAAGCAAATCATCCTTATCCATGGTTGAACCCTCTTGTTGGAGCGAATTACCGTTTGAAACATCCATCGAATCATTAATTGCTCCATCGTATATCTCCAGCGAGCCAGCTCCTGAAACTGCTAGCGAATCATTTATTGTCAAACCATCCTATTCCGAAATAGCTTCTGAATCCATTACCAAGTCCATCATATCTACCATTGAGGCTTCTATTTCTAGTGACATATTTTCTGATGCAACTACTGGGTCAATTGTAGTACAACCATCTGTCTCTAGTGGAATTTCTCTTGAAATTCCCAGTGAATCTATGCTTTTCAGTGAAAGCAGTATTTCCAAACCTTTTATTTCCagtcaatcaattcatgaATGTACGAGTGATTCCATCTTGGTTGTTCCATCATTCTTTTCCAGTGATGTTTCTTTTGAAACTGTTGAATATTCATCGACTGTTAGTACGTCAGTGGATGCTGAACCGTCGTATTCCAGCGAAATTTCTTTGAAAACTCCTAGTGAATCTTTCATCGTTAGTGAGACATTTCTTGAACCCTCTTATTCTGGTGAAGTCGTTCTTGCAACTCCTAGTGAGTCTGTCGTTGCTAGTGAAACAGACGTCAACAAACCATCATATTCTAATGAAGCTGTTTTACAAACTCCTAGTGAATCTTATATTCTCAGTGAAACAGGCGTTAAAGAATCATCAGAATCAAGTGAATTTGCTCTTTCAACTCCTAGTACATCCTTCATTGCTAGCGAAACATTTACTGTTCAATCATTTGCATCCAGCGAAGTATCTTTTGGATCAGATAGAGAGTCTACAATATCTACAGAAGCTATTCAGGTTGAACCTTCTATCTCCAACGACGTGGTTTTAGAAACTGCTAGTGAATCCTTTATTTCCAAAGCACCTACTACTAGTGAATTTACCATATTAAGTGAAACAAGTATTGTTGAACCTTCCATTTTAAGTGATTTACGTTTTGAAACTACCAGTCAATCAACTGAAATGGCTCCATCGGCCACTGGTGTATCATATTTTTCAAGTACCGAAACACCCTTAGCTTCTAGTAGCAGCTATGAATCATCATTTGCAACAAGTTCAGTTTCTGCCATCCAATCTATTAATTCACAAGTTGCAAGTGCATCATTTGTTTCCGCTGACTCTACAGATTCAAGTGAAGTCGGCTCCAGTTATACCACAGCTTCAGCTTTTGGTCCTGCTTCAAGTGCTAGTGAAGAAAAGTTTATATCTGTTTGGGAAACTTCCAATTCTGGTGGTTCTTTTACTCTAGAGTCCAGCACGTCAGTGGCTTCTGTTGTAACAACCCCATTACCATTCACATCAAATGATATCATAACTGAGATTTCATCCACCTGGAATGGTGCTAAGTCCGATAGCCCACATACTTCAGAGTCTGATATTACTAGCCAATACAACTCACATTCTACTTCTGTCGCTACTCGTTCAGACTCAATATCATTAACTGATACTTTCGAAATTGGCTTTGCATCAACTTGGACAACCGGTGGTTCTGGAAATGGTGGTTCCATGAAATCTGACGTCAGTAATCAAGATTCTTATGCCACAATGTTGCCTACTTCATTCTTGGACACTTCAAATTCGGATATCACCACTGGAGTTGTATCAACATGGGATGCtaaaaattccaattcatATACTTCAGCTGAGTTATCAACAGATCCGTACAGCTCTGATGGTTATGCCAGCTCTGCTACTGCAGCTCTTTCTATAACCGAGTCAATTCCAACTACTGATACCATTAATACTGAGTACCATTCTAATGGGGACATTACAACATCAGGCGGATTTAAAGAAATAAGCTTGACTTCCCATTATGAAGGTGGTTTCACTTCTGAATCTGCTGGATATACTATTGCTTCTCCAAGTGGGTCGACTCAAGAATTTGCAACTGCCACAATCACAAGTTGTTTTGAATCCAAATGTTCCGAAAATGTTGTCACTTACATTTCAAGTGTTTCACATTCAACAGTAACTACAGGCTATGAAGATACTAGATTTACAGGTAGTATCTTTTCTGGAGATTTAGCTAGCACTGGTGATAACATCGTTAGTGCTCTGGGAAGATCTGTTACGGACGCAACAAATCCTTTTGCAACCAATACCGATATTGGCACAACATCTACGGTATCTTTGTATGGTGATTTGAATGATTCTGATTCATCTGTATCTGGTTATCCTACTAACAGGTCTGATTCAAATGGCTACGCTAATACTCCTACTACTGGATCAAATACATCAGGCGATTTTTCACAAACCATTGAAACTGGGCTGTCGTCTTTTACAGCTATCCCTTTTGAAAATGgatcaacaaatatttcCAATAAATATCTAAAGTTTTTGGGTACAGTTGTTAGTATTTTAATATTACTTATCTAG
- the ARG1 gene encoding argininosuccinate synthase (Argininosuccinate synthase; arginine synthesis; Gcn4, Rim101 regulated; induced by amino acid starvation (3-AT), benomyl treatment; stationary phase enriched protein; repressed in alkalinizing medium; rat catheter, Spider biofilm induced): protein MSKGKVCLAYSGGLDTSVILAWLLEQGYEVIAFLANIGQEEDFEEAEKKALAIGATKFVVVDVRKEFVEKVCFPAIQSNAIYENVYLLGTSLARPVIAQAQIKVAEENGCFAVSHGCTGKGNDQVRFELSFYALKPDVVVIAPWRDPEFFQRFAGRKDLLDYAASKNIPVAQTKAKPWSTDENLAHISFEAGILENPDTTPPKDMWKLTVDPTDAPDKPETFSVVFEKGLPVKLILDDSKKEITDPVELFIEANSLARRNGVGRIDIVENRFIGIKSRGCYETPGLTILRNTHVDLEGLTLDREVRAIRDQFVTPTWAKILYNGMYFTPEGEYVRSMIPPSQVTVNGVVRAAAYKGSVTILGRSSDTEKLYDETESSMDELTGFSPEDTSGFIAVQAIRIKKYGEAAREKGKPLDL, encoded by the coding sequence ATGTCAAAGGGAAAAGTTTGTTTAGCCTATTCAGGTGGTTTGGACACCTCAGTCATCTTAGCCTGGTTATTAGAACAAGGTTATGAAGTCATTGCTTTCTTAGCCAACATTggacaagaagaagattttgaagaagCTGAAAAAAAGGCATTAGCCATTGGTGCCACCAAatttgttgtggttgatgtcagaaaagaatttgttgaaaaagtttGTTTCCCAgcaattcaatcaaatgCCATTTATGAAAATGTTTATTTGTTAGGTACTTCATTAGCTAGACCAGTCATTGCTCAAGCACAAATTAAAGTTGCTGAAGAAAATGGTTGTTTTGCCGTTTCTCACGGTTGTACTGGTAAAGGTAATGACCAGGttagatttgaattgaGTTTCTATGCATTGAAACCAGATGTTGTGGTCATTGCTCCATGGAGAGACCCAGAATTCTTCCAAAGATTTGCTGGTAGAAAAGATCTTTTAGATTATGCTGCTTCTAAAAACATCCCAGTGGCACAAACCAAAGCTAAACCATGGTCTACTGATGAAAACTTGGCTCATATTTCATTTGAAGCTGGTATTTTGGAAAATCCAGATACTACTCCACCAAAAGATATGTGGAAATTAACTGTGGATCCAACTGATGCCCCAGATAAACCAGAAACTTTCTCagttgtttttgaaaaaggGTTACCAGTGAAATTGATCTTGGATGACagtaaaaaagaaattactGATCCAGTAGAATTATTCATTGAAGCTAATTCTTTAGCTAGAAGAAATGGGGTTGGTAGAATTGATATTGTGGAGAATAGATTTATTGGTATTAAATCCAGAGGTTGTTATGAAACTCCAGGTTTGACCATCTTAAGAAATACTCACGTTGATTTAGAAGGATTGACTTTAGATCGTGAAGTTAGAGCCATCAGAGATCAATTTGTGACACCAACTTGGGCCAAAATCTTATACAATGGTATGTACTTCACACCAGAAGGAGAATACGTTCGTTCAATGATTCCTCCATCTCAAGTCACTGTTAATGGAGTTGTTAGAGCTGCTGCTTATAAAGGATCTGTCACCATATTAGGTAGATCTTCAGACACTGAAAAATTATACGATGAAACCGAATCATCAATGGATGAATTGACCGGATTCTCACCAGAAGATACTAGTGGGTTTATTGCTGTGCAAGCCATTAGAATCAAGAAATACGGTGAAGCTGCCAGAGAAAAGGGTAAACCATTGGATTTGTAA